The proteins below come from a single Synechococcus sp. WH 8101 genomic window:
- a CDS encoding DUF3134 domain-containing protein: MSSALDSINPALTRYGRREPAPVLPLREEPDLLSWLETSGRLVEDEESTSPEVSTVEEEELSALMGEKEDYNAADEQNEENWED, from the coding sequence ATGAGCAGTGCCCTCGACAGCATCAACCCGGCCCTCACCCGTTACGGGCGCCGGGAGCCGGCGCCGGTGCTGCCGCTGCGGGAAGAGCCCGATCTGCTGAGCTGGCTGGAGACCAGTGGCCGTCTTGTGGAAGATGAGGAATCAACCTCACCGGAAGTGAGCACGGTGGAAGAGGAAGAGCTCTCGGCACTGATGGGCGAAAAGGAGGACTACAACGCCGCCGACGAGCAGAACGAAGAGAACTGGGAAGACTGA
- the mraY gene encoding phospho-N-acetylmuramoyl-pentapeptide-transferase: MSDLSAPSPSANRSNQVVGRISALVLAVVIVVAAFAADRWIPNSLLSVPLVVATLIATVTTAWGVPRLRALKMGQVIREDGPQAHLRKGGTPTMGGLLVVPVGVIIGSLSAVGQDNANRLLAVAAVTLAYMVIGGIDDWRSLTRKTNKGLTARGKLLLQALIAALFLAVAAWQGWISSSIALPWNLALPLAWLIWPLALFVFLAESNATNLTDGLDGLASGCGALVFTGLALQLMLRGNSGDPALAGFCMAMAGAWLGFLAHNRNPARLFMGDTGSLAMGACLSAVALLSNSLWPLLLMGGVFLAESLSVILQVWVFKATKGADGVGRRLFRMAPLHHHFELSGWSEQTVVRRFWLITAALVLIGLALRPT; the protein is encoded by the coding sequence GTGAGCGACCTTTCGGCGCCATCGCCATCGGCGAATCGCTCCAACCAGGTGGTGGGCCGCATCAGTGCCTTGGTGCTGGCGGTTGTGATCGTTGTTGCAGCCTTCGCCGCGGATCGCTGGATCCCCAACAGCCTGTTGAGTGTGCCCTTGGTGGTGGCGACCCTGATCGCCACCGTCACCACCGCCTGGGGTGTACCCAGGTTGCGTGCTTTGAAAATGGGCCAGGTGATCCGGGAGGACGGGCCCCAGGCCCACCTGCGCAAGGGGGGCACGCCCACGATGGGTGGCCTGCTCGTGGTGCCGGTGGGCGTGATCATCGGCTCCCTCAGCGCCGTGGGGCAAGACAATGCCAACCGCCTGCTCGCTGTTGCGGCCGTGACCCTGGCTTACATGGTGATTGGCGGCATCGATGACTGGCGCAGCCTCACCCGAAAGACCAACAAGGGGCTGACGGCACGGGGAAAACTGCTCCTCCAAGCTCTCATCGCGGCACTGTTCCTGGCGGTCGCCGCCTGGCAGGGCTGGATCAGCAGCAGCATCGCCCTGCCTTGGAACCTCGCCCTGCCCCTGGCCTGGCTGATCTGGCCCCTGGCCCTGTTTGTGTTCCTGGCGGAGAGCAATGCCACGAACCTCACCGATGGTCTCGATGGTCTGGCCTCCGGCTGCGGTGCTCTTGTGTTCACAGGCCTGGCCCTGCAGCTGATGCTGCGAGGCAACAGCGGTGATCCGGCCCTGGCTGGCTTCTGCATGGCGATGGCAGGAGCCTGGCTCGGCTTTCTGGCCCACAACCGCAATCCAGCCCGCCTGTTCATGGGTGACACCGGATCGCTGGCGATGGGAGCCTGTCTCAGCGCCGTGGCACTCCTCAGCAACAGCCTCTGGCCTCTGCTGCTGATGGGGGGCGTGTTCCTGGCGGAATCGCTGTCGGTGATTCTCCAGGTGTGGGTGTTCAAAGCCACCAAAGGAGCCGATGGGGTAGGCAGACGCCTGTTCCGGATGGCCCCCCTGCACCATCACTTTGAGCTCAGCGGTTGGAGCGAACAAACTGTGGTGCGCCGCTTCTGGCTGATCACTGCCGCTCTGGTGCTGATCGGTCTGGCTCTTCGCCCCACCTGA